A genomic segment from Chitinophagaceae bacterium encodes:
- a CDS encoding electron transfer flavoprotein subunit beta/FixA family protein, with protein MKILVCISKTPDTTAKIAFTDNNTKFAADGVQWIINPYDEWYALVRAIEIKEADPSAVLHLINVGEADNDPIIRKALALGGDEAIRINSVNTDTYYIATQIAEIAKSGGYDIIFTGKETIDYNGSSLGGMIAELLNVPFISNVTKFDLQNASAIVTREIEGGEEKDTVALPAIFSAQQGMAEQRIPNMKGIMGARTKPLKVMEPIAADSLTNIVSFELPPAKQGVKLVSPDTPEELVKLLHEEARVI; from the coding sequence ATGAAAATCTTAGTTTGTATCAGTAAAACGCCTGATACTACGGCAAAAATAGCGTTCACGGATAACAATACGAAATTTGCTGCCGATGGCGTTCAATGGATCATCAATCCTTATGATGAATGGTATGCCCTGGTAAGAGCCATTGAAATTAAAGAAGCAGATCCATCAGCGGTATTACATTTAATAAATGTTGGCGAAGCCGATAACGATCCTATAATCCGTAAAGCATTGGCACTTGGCGGAGATGAAGCCATAAGGATAAACAGCGTCAATACAGATACCTATTACATTGCTACTCAAATAGCCGAAATAGCCAAAAGCGGCGGTTATGATATTATTTTTACTGGTAAAGAAACCATTGATTATAATGGATCTTCTTTAGGAGGTATGATTGCGGAATTACTTAATGTTCCCTTCATCTCCAATGTTACCAAATTCGATTTACAGAATGCCAGTGCTATTGTTACCCGTGAAATTGAAGGAGGCGAAGAAAAAGACACAGTTGCCTTACCGGCAATTTTCAGCGCACAGCAAGGTATGGCAGAACAACGCATACCCAATATGAAAGGTATTATGGGCGCAAGAACCAAACCGCTTAAAGTAATGGAACCCATTGCTGCCGACAGCTTAACCAACATTGTTTCATTTGAATTGCCTCCGGCCAAGCAAGGTGTAAAATTAGTAAGCCCCGATACCCCTGAAGAATTAGTAAAGTTATTGCACGAAGAAGCAAGGGTTATTTAA
- a CDS encoding PD40 domain-containing protein, whose translation MRYSFILLVILFFGQNTLKAQPLNDSIHFNGESHFANIRQLTFGGDNAEAYFSYDGKYLIYQYTNQAKGINCDQIWMGKIPQEPNETFNPKLVSTGTGRTTCAFFYPDGKHIIYASTHLNSKECPPVPDRKKYGNKYIWPIYESFDLFKADTNGKIIKQLTKTKGYDAEATISPKGDKIVFTSMRDGDLELYTMDINGKNVKRITHALGYDGGAWFSPDGSKIIWRASRPAVEADIKEYKELLAQNLVAPTNMEVWIANADGSNPQMLTNLEKANWAPNFMPDGKRFIFCSNHEYKRGFPFNMYMADANGGNITKISRDKGFDAFPMFSPDGKKIVFCSNRNNGGTRDTNIFIADWVE comes from the coding sequence ATGAGATACAGTTTTATTTTATTGGTGATTTTATTTTTTGGGCAAAACACACTAAAAGCCCAGCCCTTAAACGATTCCATACATTTTAACGGCGAAAGCCATTTTGCCAACATACGCCAGCTTACTTTTGGCGGCGATAATGCCGAAGCTTATTTTAGCTATGATGGTAAGTATTTAATTTATCAATACACCAACCAGGCAAAAGGTATTAATTGCGACCAGATTTGGATGGGAAAAATTCCCCAAGAACCTAATGAAACCTTTAACCCAAAACTGGTGAGTACAGGCACCGGCCGCACAACCTGCGCTTTTTTTTACCCCGATGGCAAGCACATTATTTATGCTTCTACCCATTTAAACAGTAAGGAATGCCCGCCGGTTCCCGATAGGAAAAAATATGGCAACAAATATATTTGGCCCATTTATGAAAGTTTTGATTTATTTAAAGCCGATACCAATGGCAAAATCATAAAGCAGCTTACCAAAACTAAAGGCTACGATGCCGAAGCCACCATTTCTCCCAAGGGTGATAAAATTGTATTTACCAGTATGCGTGACGGTGATTTGGAATTATATACTATGGACATAAATGGTAAAAATGTAAAAAGGATCACTCATGCTTTAGGTTATGATGGCGGTGCATGGTTTAGCCCTGATGGAAGTAAAATTATTTGGCGTGCCAGCAGGCCTGCTGTAGAAGCAGATATTAAAGAGTATAAAGAATTACTTGCGCAAAATCTTGTAGCACCTACCAATATGGAAGTATGGATTGCCAATGCCGATGGCTCCAACCCACAAATGCTCACCAATTTGGAAAAAGCAAACTGGGCTCCCAATTTTATGCCCGATGGAAAACGCTTTATTTTTTGCAGTAACCATGAGTATAAAAGGGGTTTCCCTTTTAATATGTATATGGCCGATGCCAATGGAGGAAATATTACCAAGATATCGAGGGATAAAGGTTTTGATGCTTTCCCTATGTTTAGCCCCGATGGTAAGAAAATTGTTTTTTGCAGCAACCGCAATAATGGCGGCACAAGAGATACTAATATTTTTATAGCCGATTGGGTAGAATAA
- a CDS encoding electron transfer flavoprotein subunit alpha/FixB family protein: MSILVFIDHAEGTIKKSSFETASYASQLAGQLSTTAEAVVLGTAPSGLEQLGNYGIKKVNTVSNPVLDTLDSQAYTHALAQVVSTTDAEIIIFSKNSVGIAVAPRLSVKLKAGLVSGAVALPDISNGFVVKKSVFSGKAFAHISIATAKKIIALNPNSFGVHATGGTAEIAALNITVEAPKVEVLSTSKIEGEISLSEAELVVSGGRGLKGPENWGLVTDLAKALGAATACSRPVSDVNWRPHHEHVGQTGLAIAPNLYIAIGISGAIQHLAGVNRSKVIVVINKDPEAPFFKAADYGIVGDAFEVVPKITEAVKKIKGIK, translated from the coding sequence ATGAGCATATTAGTATTTATAGATCATGCAGAAGGCACAATAAAAAAGTCTTCATTTGAAACCGCATCTTATGCATCTCAGCTTGCCGGGCAGCTTTCTACTACTGCCGAAGCCGTGGTACTGGGTACGGCCCCATCAGGGCTTGAGCAGCTCGGCAATTATGGCATTAAAAAAGTAAACACCGTAAGCAACCCGGTATTAGACACATTAGATTCGCAGGCCTATACCCATGCATTAGCACAGGTTGTATCAACTACAGACGCCGAAATAATAATATTTAGTAAAAACTCCGTAGGAATAGCAGTAGCGCCAAGGCTGAGCGTAAAACTTAAAGCCGGGTTAGTATCCGGCGCCGTTGCATTGCCGGATATTTCAAATGGTTTTGTGGTAAAGAAAAGTGTTTTTAGCGGAAAAGCTTTTGCACATATCAGTATTGCCACGGCAAAAAAAATTATTGCATTAAACCCCAACTCATTTGGTGTACATGCAACAGGCGGTACCGCAGAAATTGCTGCTTTAAACATTACGGTAGAAGCACCAAAAGTGGAAGTTCTAAGTACCAGCAAAATTGAAGGGGAAATATCATTAAGCGAAGCAGAACTTGTGGTAAGCGGTGGCCGTGGATTGAAAGGCCCCGAAAACTGGGGACTGGTAACCGACCTTGCTAAGGCATTAGGTGCAGCTACTGCATGCAGCAGGCCTGTGAGTGATGTAAACTGGAGGCCACACCACGAACACGTAGGTCAAACCGGGCTTGCAATAGCGCCCAATTTATATATTGCAATTGGTATTTCGGGGGCTATACAACATTTAGCTGGCGTAAACCGCAGCAAAGTTATTGTAGTGATAAATAAAGATCCTGAAGCGCCATTTTTTAAAGCTGCAGATTATGGCATTGTTGGAGATGCATTTGAAGTTGTGCCAAAAATTACCGAAGCGGTAAAAAAAATAAAAGGCATAAAATAA
- a CDS encoding tetratricopeptide repeat protein yields MKRILIWGFTVFVVSCNNKKQNDIPGSTVTTQEEKLKAEIIKYPDSLILMENLVQYYREGGNYDEAVKTINQALQKDSSIARLWDIKAILSYENGDTATAIQAFEKAISIFPEPVYVISLGTLYAQTKNENALTMADALLIGNKANANREAFFIKGLYFSATHQKEKAIGFFDKALATDYGFMEAYREKAIALYDLQKYTDALQVLQKAVKLNNRYEEGYYYMGLNFEKLGKKEEAIESYETALIYAPDYIEAKDALAKLGIKH; encoded by the coding sequence ATGAAAAGGATTTTGATTTGGGGTTTTACTGTATTTGTTGTTTCCTGTAATAACAAAAAGCAAAATGATATCCCAGGCAGCACAGTAACCACTCAGGAAGAAAAATTAAAAGCAGAAATAATAAAATACCCAGACAGCCTTATTTTGATGGAAAACCTGGTTCAATATTACCGGGAGGGCGGCAATTATGACGAAGCGGTAAAAACAATAAATCAGGCTTTGCAAAAAGATAGCAGCATAGCCAGGCTTTGGGATATTAAAGCCATATTGAGTTATGAAAACGGAGATACGGCTACGGCTATCCAGGCATTTGAAAAAGCAATTTCCATTTTTCCGGAACCGGTATATGTAATTTCATTAGGTACGCTTTATGCCCAAACAAAAAATGAAAATGCACTCACCATGGCCGATGCTTTGCTCATTGGTAACAAAGCCAATGCCAACCGGGAAGCATTTTTTATAAAAGGCCTTTACTTTAGCGCTACCCATCAAAAAGAAAAAGCTATTGGCTTTTTTGATAAGGCGCTTGCTACCGACTATGGCTTTATGGAAGCCTACCGGGAAAAAGCCATAGCGCTTTACGATTTACAAAAATATACCGATGCTTTACAGGTGTTACAAAAAGCGGTAAAACTTAATAACCGGTATGAAGAAGGTTATTATTATATGGGCCTTAACTTTGAAAAACTCGGAAAAAAAGAAGAAGCCATAGAAAGTTACGAAACTGCATTAATTTACGCACCGGATTATATTGAAGCCAAAGATGCATTGGCAAAACTGGGCATTAAACATTAA